In Blastococcus saxobsidens DD2, the genomic stretch TTCGGCCTGGCGCTGTCCGTGGCGCTGACCGGCCTGGGCGTCGCCTTCTGGTACTACTGGCTGCTCCTCATGGGTGCCGTAGCCGTGGTGATCACCGTGGGCGGTCTGCTCTTCGAGTACTACGTGGGGCAGAACGCCCAGCAGAGCTGATCTGCTCGGCACCGAACGTACGAGGGCTCCTTCCGCGGGTAGGTGGAAGGAGCCCTCGCCCGTTCGCGGCAGTGGTTGCCGGCGCGCGCGGGCTTCCCGGGAGGATCGGTCCGCGGGCGCCGGCGTCGGCTGGCCAGGGCAGCGGTTCCCGGCGCCGCCCCGTGTCCCAGGAGGACGCGGGCGCGGCCCACATCCGTTGTGTGGGCGCGCCCGTACGCGGGCCGAGCCGCGCCCGGGGGGTGACGTCGCCGTGCGCGCTCCGGACGGCGCGATGCGGGCTCCGGACGGGATCGCGCCGGCTCTTACCGTTCCGCGAGGGCGTCGCTGAGGCCTGCGGCCCGGCCTTGACCGTCGCGCCGCGGTAGACCGGCTGGAAAAGGTGGCGGACCGTCGCAGGTCTGGGACGGGTCCCTGGAGACGTAGGTCTGCGGACGTCAGGGTCGCTCTGCACGGACGAACGAAGCCGGGCGCTCACCGCGCGACGCGGGTGTGCAGGAGCGACGGGTAGGCGCCCGCCATGACGTGACGCCGCGGCGGGGGAGTGCCGCAGACAGCAAGGGCTCGACGCCGGCGTGACGTCGACGCCTGGCGCTGGTCGCGACCCGGCGCCGCACCCAGCGGTCAACTGTCGCTCGCCAGGCCCTTCGCTGCCGACCAGTGGCGACCGGCGAACACCCATCCCGACGGCCCGACAACCGCGAAGGGCCCCGGTGATGTCCACCGGGGCCCTTGCGTGCCGTGCTCGATCAGTCGCGCGGATCCTGTGGACGGCCGCCGTCGGACGGGCGGCCACCCTCGGAAGGACGCCCCGATGTGGTCAGCTCGCGGCCAGGCTCGCCGGACGACAGACCTCGGCCTTCTCGCTGCTGCTCGAGCTCGACCGCGGTCGGCTCCTCCGTGGGGGAGAAGAAACCCCGGATCGCCCGACGGGCGCCACCGGCCTGGTTCATCCGCTTGGGGACCGGAGCGCCGCCGTACGCGAGCTGGCCGTGACCGTGCTCGTCCACCGGTCCGAGCGGCTGGTGGACCTCGATGAACTCGCCATGCGGGAGCCGGCGGATGACACCGGTCTCGATCCCGTGCTCGAGGACCTCGCGGTCGTGCTGCTGGAGGCCCAGGCAGATCCGGTAGGTGAGCACGTAGGCGATCGGCGGGAGCACGATCAGCCCGATCCGCCCGGCCCAGGTCATCGCGTTCAGGCTGATGTCGAACTTGTCCGCGACGACGTCGTTGCCACCGGAGACCAGCAGCACGACGTAGAAGGTGATCGCCATCATGCCCAGTGACGTCCGCACCGGGACGTCCCGCGGTCGCTGGAGCAGGTGGTGCGACGCCGTGTCGCCGGTCAACTTGCGCTCGATCATCGGATACAGCAGCAGCAAGGTGAACAGGATCCCCGGCAGGACGAGCGTCGGCCAGAACAGCGCCGGGATCGTGTAGTCACCGGGGAGGTTGATGTCCCAGGCGGGGAAGAGCCGCGTCGACCCGTCGAGGAACATGACGTACCAGTCGGGCTGGGACGCGGCCGAGACCATGGCCGGGTTGTACGGGCCCCACAGCCAGACGGGGTTGATCTGCACCAGACCGCCGAGTGCGGCGCAGACACCGAAGACGACGAAGAGCAGGCCGGTGGCCTTGCCGGCGAAGGTGGGGAAGAGGCGGTTGCCGACGACGTTGTGCTCGGTGCGGCCCGGGCCGGGGAACTGGGTGTGCTTCTGCTTCACGAGGATGAGCAGGTGCGCCGCGATGAGCGCCAGCAGGATCGCCGGGATGAGCAGCACGTGGATGATGTAGAAGCGGCCGATGATCACCTCACCGACGAAGTCGCCACCGAACACCGCCCAGTGCGCCCACGTCCCGATGACGGGGATGGCCAGGATGATGGCGCTGATGATGCGCAGCCCGGTCCCCGACAGCAGGTCGTCGGGGAGGGTGTACCCGGTCGCGCCCTCGAGGAGCGCCAGGATCATCAGCAGCACGCCGATGATCCAGTTCGTCTCGCGGGGGCGCCGGAACGCGCCGGTGAAGAAGATGCGCAGCAGGTGGACGACGATCGAGGCCACGAACAGCAGTGCGGCCCAGTGGTGCAGCTGGCGCATGAAGAGCCCGCCGCGGACGTCGAAGGAGATGTCCAGCGTCGAGGCGTAGGCGATCGACATGTCCAGGCCGCGCAACGGGTCGTAGGACCCGTCGTAGACGACCTCGACCATCGACGCCTGGAAGAAGAACGTGAGGTAGGTGCCCGACAGCAGCAGGATGATGAAGCAGTAGAGGGCGATCTCCCCGAGCAGGAACGACCAGTGGTCGGGGAAGACCTTGTTGAGCGTGCGCCGGACGGGCCCGGCGACGATCAGGCGGTCGTCGATCTCGTACGCGGCCTTGCCGAGCTTCGTGGTCGGGGCGCCCGGCGCCGAGGCGGTGCGAGCTGCCATCAGATGCGCTCCCGGTTCCAGTAGGTCGGGCCGACAGGCTCAATGTAGTCGCTGCGGGCGACGAAGAATCCTTCGTCGTCGACAGTGATCGGGAGCTGCGGCAGCGAGCGGGTGGCCGGCCCGAAGACCGGCTTGGCGCCCTCGGTCACCAGGAACTGCGACTGGTGGCAGGGGCAGAGCAGCCGGCCGGTCTCCTGCTCGTACAGCGACACCGGGCAACCGGCGTGCGTGCAGATCTTGGAGTAGGCGACGTAGTCGCCGTACCCGAAGCCCGACTGACCCGCACGAGGCCGGTTCTCCTCGGTCTGCTCGGGCCGGAGCCGGATGAGCATGGTGGCGGCGTCGGACTCGAAGTTGCCACCGGGCACGGCCGGGAAGACCGTCTCCAGGGAGCCGGGCTGCTGGTCGCCGGGGCGGACCGGGGAGCCGTCGATGCGCAGCAGCCGGACGCCCTCGGCCCACGAGGTGCGGCCGAGCGGGTTGCCGGTGTTCGGGTTCTTGATCAGGCCACCGAGCGGGGCCAGCAGCATGACGCCGACGGCCGCGCCCATGAAACCCAACGATCGGGTGATCAGCTTGCGCCGGGGCAGCCCGCTGTTGTGGTAGCCACCCACCAGCGTGGCACCCGTGGTGACGCGGTCGAAATGCGAGCCGTCGTGCTTGTCCTGCACCGCGGTCTCGTGCGGCAGCAGCTTCTTGGTGTAGAGCACCAGGCCGACGCCCACCAGGGTGAGCGACAGACCCATGAACAGCCCCAGGAGCGGGGTGAACAGCGCGCTCCAGACAGTGCCGTCCTCCGCCCACGACCACTCGGGGAGGAACCATCCGGAGCCGATGTAGACCACCAGGAACAGCAGGGCGGAGACGCCCGCGAGGGCGAAGCTCCAGCCGACCTGGCGGACCGCCCGCTTCTCGAGGCGCGAACCGGGTTCGGGGCCCGGGTCGACGTGGAGGACCTCCACGCCGTCGTACCGGGCACCGAGCAGGTCGAGGTCCTCGCGGCTCATGGCGGAGAGCTGCTCGGGGGTGTAGTCCTCGTCCGGGCCGCCGTGCAACGGCCCCTCGATGTCCGCGCCGCCGGTCGAGCCGGGGCGGGTGTCGCGCGTGCTCACGCTTCCTCCTCGCCGGCGGTCGTGAACAGCGACCGCGCAGCTGCCGTGTCGATCGATGAGCCCGCCAGCGTGCTCACGCCTTGCTCCCCATCCAGAAGATCCCGAACATCATGGCGCTGATCCCGACGACCCAGATGACCAGGCCCTCGGCGACCGGGCCCATGCGGCCGATGCCGGCACCGCCCGGGTCGGCCATGTTGTCGATCGTCTGGACGTAGGTGATGATCGCCCGCTTCTCCTCGGGGGTGAGCTGGTTGTCCCCGAACACGGGCATGTTCGAGGGCCCGGAGAGCATCGCGGTGTAGATCTCCAGATCGTTCGAGCCCTCCAGGCTGGGCGCCGCCTTTCCGGAGGACAGGGCGCCGCCCTGACCGACGAAGTTGTGGCAGGACGAGCAGTTGAGCCGGAAGAGCTCACCGCCCTCGGCCAGGTCGCCGTTGCGGAGGTCGCCCGAGGGGAGGGTGGGGCCGCCGCCGTTGGCCTGGACGTAGGCCATCAGCTGGTCGATCTCCTCGTCGGAGAAGACCCTCGGCTTGTCCGGCGCGTCGGCCTCCTGGCGCACGAGCGGCATCCGCCCGGTGTGCACCTGGAAGTAGACCGAGGCCTCGCCGACGCCGATCAGCGACGGGCCCCGGTTCGGAACGCCCTCGAGGTTCTCGCCGTGGCAGCTGATGCAGCTGCGCTCGTACAGCTCGCGCCCGGCCGCCTCGGCGGCGGACTCGCTCGTGGTCTCGTCCGCGGCCTGGGCCGGGGCGAAGACGGAGTACAGCGCGCCGGTCAGGACCAGCGAGGCCATCAGCCCGGCGACGTTGGCCAGGCGGCGGCGCTGCTTGGAACGGCGCCGTGCCCGGGCCCGGCCGACCGGGGAGCCGGCGTCGTCGAGCGGGGCTTCGGAGTGCGGGTTCGTGGTGGACACCGGTTCCCTAGCGGATCAGGTAGATCGTGGCGAAGAGCCCGACCCACACGACATCGACGAAGTGCCAGTAGTAGGAGACCACGATCGCCGAGGTCGCCTGTGCCGGCGTGAAACGGCCCATGGTGGACCGGATGAGCACGTAGACGAAGGCGACGAGCCCACCGATGACGTGCAGGGCGTGGAAGCCCGTCGTGATGTAGAAGACCGAGCCGTACGTGGACGACGAGATGGTGGTGCCGTGCGCGACCAGCTCGCGGTACTCGTTCGCCTGTGCGAGCACGAAGACCAGGCCCATCACGAACGTGATGGTGAACCAGCGGCGCAGGCCGTAGACGTTCCCGTTCTCCGCCGCGAAGACACCGAACTGGCAGGTGACCGAGGAGAGCACGAGGATCACGGTGAAGAACGTGGCGTACGGCAGGTTCAGCTCGGTGGGTTCCGGCGGCCAGCCGCTCTCGGCGCCGGCCCGGGCTCGGGCGGTGAAGTACATGGCGAACAGGCCGGCGAAGAACATCAGCTCGCTGGCGAGCCAGATGATCGTGCCGACGCTGACCATGTTCGGTCGGGTCAGGGAGTGCACCCGCGATGTGTCGAAGGTGCTGCTCGCGACGGGGGCCGTTGTCACGGGGCTCATCATGGCACCGGCATGCCCCCGTCACGACCGCGGGTGCGGTGGGCGTGGCGTCACCGTGACCGGCTCGATACCGACTTGCCGGAGTTGGCCTGCGACAACGGCCCGGGGCACTAGGCTCGGCCACGTGAGTGCTGCCGAGAACTCCGCCGCGCCGGCGACCGTGCTCCTCTACAGCCACCGTCCCGAGGTGCGCGACGCCGTCCGGACGGCGGTGGGCCGGCGTCCGGCCGCCGACGTGGGGCCGATCACCTGGCTGGAGTGCTCGTCCGGTGACGAGGTCGTCGCCGCCGTGGATGCCGGCGGCATCGACCTCTGCGTGCTCGACGGCGAGGCGCAACCCACCGGAGGCCTCGCGCTGACCCGGCAGCTGGAGGTCGAGGTCGCCGACCGGCCGGCGATCTGCGTGCTCATCGCCCGGCAGCCCGACCGCTGGCTGGCGCACTGGTCCCGGGCCGAGGCGACCCTCGCGTTCCCCGTCGACCCGCTGGTCGCCCCCGAGGTGGTGGCCGATCTCCTCCGCAGCCACGCGCGGCGCGCCGCGGTCGGCCCGTGACGCGGTCGGTGCCGTCCCCCGCACCGTCGTGGCCGGGGCTGCTCAACCGCCTCCTGGCCGGTCAGGACCTGTCCGCCGAGGACACGCGCTGGGCGATGCGTGAAGTGATGACCGGCGAGGCGACGCCGGCCCAGGTGGCGGGGTTCACCGTGGCCCTGCGCGCCAAGGGCGAGGCTCCTGAGGA encodes the following:
- a CDS encoding cytochrome b; this translates as MAARTASAPGAPTTKLGKAAYEIDDRLIVAGPVRRTLNKVFPDHWSFLLGEIALYCFIILLLSGTYLTFFFQASMVEVVYDGSYDPLRGLDMSIAYASTLDISFDVRGGLFMRQLHHWAALLFVASIVVHLLRIFFTGAFRRPRETNWIIGVLLMILALLEGATGYTLPDDLLSGTGLRIISAIILAIPVIGTWAHWAVFGGDFVGEVIIGRFYIIHVLLIPAILLALIAAHLLILVKQKHTQFPGPGRTEHNVVGNRLFPTFAGKATGLLFVVFGVCAALGGLVQINPVWLWGPYNPAMVSAASQPDWYVMFLDGSTRLFPAWDINLPGDYTIPALFWPTLVLPGILFTLLLLYPMIERKLTGDTASHHLLQRPRDVPVRTSLGMMAITFYVVLLVSGGNDVVADKFDISLNAMTWAGRIGLIVLPPIAYVLTYRICLGLQQHDREVLEHGIETGVIRRLPHGEFIEVHQPLGPVDEHGHGQLAYGGAPVPKRMNQAGGARRAIRGFFSPTEEPTAVELEQQREGRGLSSGEPGRELTTSGRPSEGGRPSDGGRPQDPRD
- a CDS encoding ubiquinol-cytochrome c reductase iron-sulfur subunit — encoded protein: MSTRDTRPGSTGGADIEGPLHGGPDEDYTPEQLSAMSREDLDLLGARYDGVEVLHVDPGPEPGSRLEKRAVRQVGWSFALAGVSALLFLVVYIGSGWFLPEWSWAEDGTVWSALFTPLLGLFMGLSLTLVGVGLVLYTKKLLPHETAVQDKHDGSHFDRVTTGATLVGGYHNSGLPRRKLITRSLGFMGAAVGVMLLAPLGGLIKNPNTGNPLGRTSWAEGVRLLRIDGSPVRPGDQQPGSLETVFPAVPGGNFESDAATMLIRLRPEQTEENRPRAGQSGFGYGDYVAYSKICTHAGCPVSLYEQETGRLLCPCHQSQFLVTEGAKPVFGPATRSLPQLPITVDDEGFFVARSDYIEPVGPTYWNRERI
- a CDS encoding cytochrome c gives rise to the protein MSTTNPHSEAPLDDAGSPVGRARARRRSKQRRRLANVAGLMASLVLTGALYSVFAPAQAADETTSESAAEAAGRELYERSCISCHGENLEGVPNRGPSLIGVGEASVYFQVHTGRMPLVRQEADAPDKPRVFSDEEIDQLMAYVQANGGGPTLPSGDLRNGDLAEGGELFRLNCSSCHNFVGQGGALSSGKAAPSLEGSNDLEIYTAMLSGPSNMPVFGDNQLTPEEKRAIITYVQTIDNMADPGGAGIGRMGPVAEGLVIWVVGISAMMFGIFWMGSKA
- a CDS encoding cytochrome c oxidase subunit 3 — its product is MSPVTTAPVASSTFDTSRVHSLTRPNMVSVGTIIWLASELMFFAGLFAMYFTARARAGAESGWPPEPTELNLPYATFFTVILVLSSVTCQFGVFAAENGNVYGLRRWFTITFVMGLVFVLAQANEYRELVAHGTTISSSTYGSVFYITTGFHALHVIGGLVAFVYVLIRSTMGRFTPAQATSAIVVSYYWHFVDVVWVGLFATIYLIR